Proteins encoded together in one Canis lupus familiaris isolate Mischka breed German Shepherd unplaced genomic scaffold, alternate assembly UU_Cfam_GSD_1.0 chrUn_S2032H2231, whole genome shotgun sequence window:
- the LOC119878879 gene encoding olfactory receptor 2T1-like → MHLFLFSMVVVVYTLAMAGNTAMVLLIWADARLHTPMYFLLSQLSFLDIFFTSVTVPKMIAGFLFGWTSISFVGCGAQMFFFMFLGAAECLLLALMAYDRYVAICNPLRYPSLMSHQTCLLMVAASWLGGSINASVQTALTLQFPYCGSRKIAHFFCEVPSLLRLACADTAAYEQVLFVTGVVVLLLPIAFITTSYALILAAVLGMHSVEGRQKALATCSSHLTVVNLFYGPLVYTYMLPASYHSPGQDDVVSIFYTVLTPMLNPVIYSLRNKEVTGAMKKVIGKCRVGRTA, encoded by the coding sequence ATGCACCTGTTCCTCTTCAGCATGGTTGTGGTAGTCTACACACTAGCGATGGCTGGCAACACTGCCATGGTCCTCTTGATCTGGGCTGATGCCCGGCTCCACACACCTATGTATTTCCTCCTCAGCCAGTTGTCTTTCCTGGACATCTTCTTCACCTCAGTCACCGTCCCCAAGATGATAGCAGGCTTCCTCTTTGGCTGGACTAGCATCTCATTTGTGGGCTGTGGGgcacaaatgtttttcttcatgttCCTTGGGGCCGCTGAATGCCTCCTGCTGGCCctcatggcctatgaccgctacgTGGCCATCTGCAACCCTCTGCGCTACCCATCACTCATGAGCCACCAGACCTGTCTGCTCATGGTGGCTGCCTCCTGGCTGGGTGGATCCATCAATGCCTCCGTCCAGACAGCATTGACCCTACAGTTCCCCTATTGTGGCTCAAGGAAGATTGCACACTTTTTCTGTGAGGTGCCTTCGCTGCTGAGGCTGGCCTGTGCTGACACAGCAGCCTATGAGCAAGTGCTCTTTGTGACAGGTGTTGTGGTCCTTCTGCTGCCCATTGCCTTCATCACCACCTCCTATGCCCTCATTCTGGCAGCAGTGCTTGGGATGCACTCCGTGGAGGGGCGTCAGAAGGCCCTAgccacctgctcctcccacttaACAGTTGTCAACCTCTTCTATGGGCCTCTTGTGTATACCTATATGTTACCTGCATCTTACCACTCTCCTGGCCAGGATGATGTAGTGTCTATCTTTTATACAGTCCTCACACCCATGCTGAACCCTGTCATCTACAGCCTCAGGAACAAGGAAGTGACAGGAGCAATGAAGAAGGTCATAGGGAAGTGTAGGGTGGGTAGGACTGCTTAA